One Synechococcus sp. CC9605 genomic window carries:
- the ribBA gene encoding bifunctional 3,4-dihydroxy-2-butanone-4-phosphate synthase/GTP cyclohydrolase II, whose amino-acid sequence MAFDAISDALAAIRNGECVVVVDDEQRENEGDLICAAQFATPEAINFMATEARGLICLAMEGQRLDELDLPLMVDRNTDANETAFTVSIDAGIEHGVTTGISAEDRAATIQVALNPATRPAELRRPGHIFPLRARPGGVLKRAGHTEAAVDLAQLAGLSPSGVICEIQNSDGSMARLPELRSYADRWGLKLISIADLIRYRLDNERFVRRMAQAQMPSRFGNFQAVGYRNELDGSEHVALIKGEPNALSEPVLVRMHSECLTGDAFGSLRCDCRPQLEAALHQIEAEGEGVVVYLRQEGRGIGLINKLKAYSLQEAGLDTVEANERLGFPADLRNYGVGAQILSDLGIHRLRLLTNNPRKIAGLGGYGLQVEERVPLVMDPGAYNADYLAAKREKLGHLFESESPCVVLALAVNVGPESWPTVRREVEAIAQRHGFSLEALHEPRLLALWDRPQFVWKLIPDGADAAPLLKNLAALAATERVGLMRVPTERMALHPPQTLERVEHQLNELINLGSDGLLENGPSLLHWTRS is encoded by the coding sequence ATCGCATTTGATGCCATCAGCGACGCGCTGGCGGCGATTCGCAATGGGGAATGCGTTGTCGTGGTGGACGACGAACAGCGGGAGAACGAAGGCGATCTGATCTGCGCGGCCCAGTTCGCCACCCCGGAAGCGATCAACTTCATGGCCACCGAGGCACGGGGCCTGATCTGTCTCGCCATGGAGGGGCAGCGGTTGGACGAACTGGATCTACCGCTGATGGTGGACCGCAACACCGATGCCAACGAAACGGCCTTCACCGTGAGCATCGATGCCGGCATCGAGCATGGGGTGACCACCGGAATCTCCGCCGAAGACCGCGCCGCCACGATTCAGGTGGCCCTCAACCCAGCCACGCGGCCAGCGGAACTGCGCCGCCCTGGGCACATCTTTCCCCTGCGCGCCCGCCCCGGCGGCGTGCTCAAACGGGCCGGCCACACCGAAGCCGCCGTGGATCTTGCACAGCTGGCGGGCCTCAGCCCTTCCGGAGTGATCTGTGAAATCCAGAACAGCGATGGCTCCATGGCCCGCTTGCCGGAGCTGCGCAGCTACGCCGATCGCTGGGGGCTGAAGCTGATCAGCATTGCTGACCTGATCCGTTACCGGCTGGACAACGAGCGCTTCGTTCGCCGCATGGCCCAGGCCCAGATGCCCAGCCGTTTCGGCAATTTTCAGGCAGTTGGCTACCGCAACGAACTGGATGGCTCCGAACACGTTGCCCTGATCAAAGGTGAGCCCAATGCCCTGAGCGAGCCCGTGCTGGTGCGCATGCATTCCGAATGCCTCACCGGCGATGCCTTCGGCTCACTGCGCTGCGATTGCCGGCCCCAGCTGGAGGCGGCCCTGCACCAGATCGAAGCGGAAGGCGAGGGTGTGGTCGTTTATCTGCGCCAGGAAGGGCGGGGCATCGGCCTGATCAACAAGTTGAAGGCCTACAGCCTCCAGGAAGCCGGGCTCGACACCGTTGAAGCCAACGAGCGGCTTGGCTTCCCGGCGGATCTGCGCAACTACGGCGTCGGGGCGCAGATCCTCTCCGACCTCGGAATCCACCGGCTGCGGTTGCTCACCAACAACCCCCGCAAGATCGCCGGCCTCGGCGGCTATGGCCTGCAGGTGGAGGAGCGGGTGCCGCTGGTGATGGACCCCGGCGCCTACAACGCCGACTACCTGGCGGCCAAGCGGGAGAAGCTCGGGCACCTGTTCGAATCTGAGAGTCCCTGCGTGGTGTTGGCCCTGGCAGTGAACGTGGGCCCCGAAAGCTGGCCCACCGTTCGTCGGGAAGTGGAGGCCATCGCCCAGCGCCATGGCTTCAGCCTTGAGGCCCTACATGAACCTCGCTTGTTAGCTCTGTGGGATCGACCGCAATTCGTCTGGAAATTGATTCCCGACGGCGCCGATGCAGCCCCCCTGCTCAAGAATCTGGCGGCCCTAGCAGCAACCGAACGGGTGGGTCTGATGCGCGTTCCCACCGAGCGGATGGCCCTGCACCCGCCCCAAACCCTTGAACGGGTGGAGCATCAACTCAATGAATTGATCAACCTGGGCAGTGACGGACTGCTTGAAAACGGCCCATCACTGCTGCATTGGACCCGAAGCTGA
- the pstC gene encoding phosphate ABC transporter permease subunit PstC — MSDPDSRYLLRSRPPAEKLVDISFKNLSIAMASVVAIVLFSILIVVFQASLESMARYGWQFLVTSDWNPVDDQYGAGAAIYGTLITSLLALLIAVPLGVGTAIFITENIIPKRIRDVIGLMVELLAAIPSVVLGLWAIFVMEPFIRPGLELLYQLFNWFPLFSTPPMGPGTIPAVLILVVMILPIITAISRDCLNQVPQKLRQAAYGVGTTRWGAIINVILPAAISGIIGGVMLALGRAMGETMAVTMIIGNSNNFSISLLAPGNTISAMLANQFGEADGSQVSSLMYAAFVLIVLTLCVNIFAQWIVKRLSLKY, encoded by the coding sequence ATGTCCGACCCGGACAGTCGTTACTTGCTCCGAAGCCGTCCACCGGCAGAAAAGCTGGTGGACATCAGTTTCAAAAATCTTTCAATCGCCATGGCCTCCGTCGTGGCGATTGTTCTGTTCTCGATTCTGATTGTTGTTTTCCAGGCGAGCCTGGAATCCATGGCCCGCTACGGCTGGCAGTTCCTGGTCACCTCAGACTGGAATCCGGTGGACGATCAGTACGGGGCCGGGGCGGCCATCTACGGCACCTTGATCACATCACTGCTGGCCTTGTTGATTGCGGTGCCCCTCGGGGTCGGCACAGCCATCTTCATCACCGAGAACATCATCCCCAAGCGGATCCGGGACGTAATCGGCCTGATGGTGGAGCTGCTCGCAGCGATCCCATCGGTGGTTCTTGGCCTCTGGGCCATCTTTGTGATGGAGCCATTCATCCGTCCGGGGCTTGAACTGCTTTATCAACTGTTCAATTGGTTCCCCCTGTTCAGCACCCCGCCGATGGGTCCAGGCACCATTCCTGCGGTGTTGATTCTGGTAGTGATGATCCTGCCGATCATCACGGCGATTTCCCGTGATTGCCTGAATCAGGTTCCTCAGAAACTGCGCCAGGCGGCCTATGGAGTAGGCACAACCCGCTGGGGCGCCATCATCAATGTGATTCTCCCGGCAGCAATTTCAGGAATCATTGGCGGTGTGATGTTGGCCTTGGGCCGCGCCATGGGCGAAACCATGGCCGTGACAATGATCATCGGCAATTCCAACAACTTCAGTATTTCGCTGCTGGCACCCGGCAACACCATCTCGGCGATGCTGGCCAATCAATTTGGTGAAGCGGATGGCTCACAGGTGTCATCGCTGATGTACGCAGCATTTGTGCTGATTGTTCTCACCCTGTGCGTGAATATTTTTGCCCAGTGGATTGTGAAGCGTTTGAGCCTGAAGTACTGA
- a CDS encoding DUF3110 domain-containing protein, which translates to MRVHVLLFDAGTDSEGIHSLEIAGRTVVLLFENPDDAERYAGLLEAQDFPVPTVEALDREDVDLFCREAGYEARLIESGFVPSNDEERLFMAPPQSNRDVSNWKDDMVSDAPASDEAVSDGGVSEQQAAEPARQGLETEPESNPELDELRRRLEGLL; encoded by the coding sequence ATGCGCGTCCACGTCCTGCTCTTTGACGCCGGTACGGATAGCGAAGGCATCCACTCGCTTGAAATCGCCGGTCGAACCGTGGTTCTGCTGTTTGAGAACCCCGACGATGCCGAGCGTTATGCCGGCCTTCTGGAGGCCCAGGACTTTCCTGTTCCGACGGTGGAGGCTCTCGATCGGGAAGACGTGGATCTGTTCTGCCGTGAGGCCGGCTACGAGGCCCGGCTGATCGAGTCGGGCTTTGTGCCCAGCAATGACGAGGAGCGTCTGTTCATGGCGCCACCACAGAGCAACCGCGATGTGAGCAACTGGAAGGACGACATGGTTTCGGACGCCCCGGCTTCGGACGAGGCTGTTTCTGATGGCGGGGTGTCAGAGCAGCAGGCCGCGGAGCCGGCGCGCCAGGGACTGGAGACCGAACCGGAATCGAATCCTGAACTGGATGAGCTGCGTCGACGCCTGGAGGGTCTGCTCTGA
- the murQ gene encoding N-acetylmuramic acid 6-phosphate etherase produces MAVFDPDLQPSSDRGHLLTEQSNQRSSHLDQLDTLALLELFADEDRRPQEAVAAVAPALAQAVDAVANRLRAGGRLFYLGAGTSGRLGVLDAAECPPTFCSDPQQVQGVLAGGSAALLRSSEGLEDIEAAGRADLEERGFSTKDCLVGIAAGGTTPYVRGGLAFAKSIGALAIALACVPTEQAPLPCDIDIRLLTGPELLTGSTRMKAGTATKLALNTLSTAVMVKLGKVYGNRMVDVAASNSKLVDRSLRILRDLAGVERERGLTLLEEAGGSVKLALLMAAAGLSVDQAKAHLQQYDQQLRPALAAYGAQLAEA; encoded by the coding sequence ATGGCCGTGTTCGACCCCGATCTGCAGCCCTCCAGCGACCGCGGCCACCTGCTCACCGAGCAGAGCAACCAGCGCAGTTCACACCTGGATCAGCTCGACACCCTGGCGCTGTTGGAGTTGTTTGCAGACGAAGATCGTCGCCCCCAGGAAGCCGTCGCTGCGGTGGCCCCGGCCCTGGCCCAGGCGGTTGATGCCGTTGCCAATCGCCTCCGCGCCGGAGGCCGCCTCTTCTACCTGGGTGCCGGCACCTCCGGACGGCTGGGGGTGTTGGATGCCGCGGAATGCCCGCCCACCTTCTGCAGTGATCCCCAGCAGGTGCAAGGGGTACTCGCCGGTGGTTCCGCCGCGTTGCTGCGCAGCTCCGAAGGGCTTGAGGACATTGAGGCCGCCGGACGCGCAGATCTGGAGGAGCGGGGCTTCAGCACCAAGGACTGCCTGGTGGGCATCGCCGCCGGCGGCACCACCCCCTACGTGCGCGGTGGGCTGGCGTTCGCCAAAAGCATCGGAGCGCTTGCCATCGCCCTGGCCTGTGTTCCGACGGAGCAGGCCCCTCTGCCCTGCGATATCGACATCCGCCTGCTCACAGGCCCTGAGCTGCTGACGGGATCCACCCGGATGAAGGCCGGAACCGCCACAAAACTGGCGTTGAACACCCTCTCCACCGCCGTGATGGTGAAGCTGGGCAAGGTCTACGGCAACCGCATGGTGGATGTGGCCGCCAGCAACAGCAAGCTGGTGGACCGGTCGCTGCGGATCCTGCGTGATCTGGCCGGCGTGGAGCGGGAGCGGGGGCTGACGCTGCTGGAGGAGGCTGGCGGATCGGTGAAACTCGCCCTGTTGATGGCCGCTGCCGGGTTGTCGGTGGACCAGGCCAAAGCTCATCTGCAGCAGTACGACCAGCAGCTGCGGCCTGCCTTGGCCGCCTACGGCGCTCAGCTGGCGGAGGCCTGA
- the pstA gene encoding phosphate ABC transporter permease PstA, translating to MTQTLTHYQAESAPDLSYKPLQRRNISSGALSFLAALFAVIAVLPLILVLGYVLVQGGSKISLALLTQLPPPPGLEEGGIANAIVGTLVVTAVAGLIAVPVGVGGGVFLAEYSRSGWFAQFIRFGTNVLAGVPSIIAGVFIYGTIVTSRILFGNAYSAVAGGMALAVLMLPTVIKTTDEGLKLVPDDLRRAALGVGASRFVTIIRITLPAAFTPIATGVVLAVARAAGETAPLLFTALFSPFWSDLLTPEGIFSPIATLSVMIYNFAIEPYEFHNELAWAASFVLVVMILALNLFSRWLARFAAK from the coding sequence ATGACTCAGACGCTCACCCACTACCAAGCCGAGTCAGCCCCTGACCTCAGCTACAAGCCCCTTCAACGCAGAAACATCAGCAGCGGGGCACTCTCGTTTCTGGCGGCACTGTTCGCAGTCATCGCTGTTCTGCCCCTGATCCTGGTGCTGGGTTACGTGCTGGTGCAGGGGGGCAGCAAGATCAGCCTGGCCCTGCTGACGCAACTGCCTCCACCGCCAGGCCTCGAAGAAGGCGGCATCGCCAATGCGATCGTTGGGACCCTGGTAGTGACGGCTGTTGCTGGCCTGATCGCTGTTCCAGTGGGCGTTGGCGGCGGTGTTTTTCTGGCCGAATATTCCCGATCTGGATGGTTCGCTCAGTTCATCCGCTTCGGCACCAATGTGCTGGCCGGGGTGCCATCGATCATTGCCGGCGTGTTCATCTACGGAACCATCGTCACCAGCCGAATTCTGTTCGGGAACGCCTACAGCGCTGTCGCCGGTGGCATGGCACTGGCGGTGCTGATGCTGCCCACAGTGATCAAAACCACTGATGAAGGCCTGAAGCTGGTGCCCGACGACCTACGGCGTGCTGCCCTGGGGGTGGGCGCATCCCGATTCGTCACCATCATTCGAATCACACTCCCTGCCGCTTTCACACCAATCGCAACCGGCGTTGTCCTTGCTGTCGCCAGAGCAGCAGGGGAAACGGCTCCGCTGCTTTTCACAGCCCTGTTCTCACCGTTCTGGTCGGATCTGCTCACGCCGGAAGGGATCTTTTCTCCAATCGCCACCCTCTCGGTGATGATCTACAACTTCGCGATCGAGCCCTACGAATTTCACAACGAACTGGCCTGGGCCGCATCATTTGTGCTCGTTGTGATGATCCTGGCCCTAAACCTCTTCTCTCGCTGGCTGGCGCGATTTGCTGCCAAATAA
- the pstB gene encoding phosphate ABC transporter ATP-binding protein PstB gives MTTLQQPQATESHNTDVALSLQNVTISYGNFEAVKNVYCEIPRGKVTAFIGPSGCGKSTVLRSLNRMNDLIEGCSLKGSILFGGVDLYGPKIDPVEVRRRIGIVFQQPNPFPKSIYENIAFGARINGYTGDMDELVERSLRQAAVWDECKDKLNESGYSLSGGQQQRLCIARTIAIQPEVILMDEPCSALDPISTLKIEETMHELKKSFTIVIVTHNMQQAVRVSDMTAFYNAEAVEGGTGKVGYLVEFNDTDKIFNAPQQQATQDYVSGRFG, from the coding sequence ATGACGACTCTTCAACAGCCTCAAGCCACCGAGTCCCACAACACAGACGTCGCCCTTTCCCTGCAGAACGTCACGATCAGCTACGGCAATTTCGAAGCCGTCAAAAACGTCTACTGCGAGATTCCCCGCGGAAAAGTAACAGCCTTCATTGGCCCTTCCGGCTGTGGGAAGTCCACGGTGCTGCGTTCATTGAACCGGATGAACGACCTGATCGAGGGCTGCTCACTCAAGGGAAGCATCTTGTTTGGAGGCGTTGACCTCTACGGACCAAAGATTGATCCGGTGGAAGTGCGCCGCAGGATTGGGATTGTGTTTCAACAACCCAATCCATTCCCGAAGAGCATCTACGAAAACATCGCCTTCGGCGCTCGTATCAACGGCTACACGGGAGACATGGATGAGCTGGTTGAGCGGTCCCTCCGCCAGGCGGCGGTTTGGGATGAGTGCAAAGACAAGCTGAATGAGAGCGGTTATTCGTTGTCCGGCGGACAGCAGCAACGCCTTTGCATCGCCCGCACGATCGCAATTCAGCCGGAGGTCATCCTCATGGATGAACCCTGTTCAGCCCTCGACCCAATCTCAACGTTGAAGATCGAGGAGACGATGCATGAGCTCAAGAAGAGCTTCACCATAGTGATCGTCACCCACAACATGCAGCAGGCCGTTCGCGTTAGCGACATGACCGCCTTCTACAACGCAGAAGCCGTTGAAGGGGGAACCGGGAAGGTGGGTTACCTCGTGGAATTCAACGACACCGACAAGATCTTCAACGCCCCCCAACAGCAGGCCACCCAGGACTACGTTTCCGGTCGTTTCGGCTGA
- a CDS encoding DnaJ domain-containing protein, whose product MTSTAEPDYWSLLGVDSDCTDQQLKRAFRREARRWHPDLNSNDPVAEERFKLVNEAYAVLSDPRRREAWQRGGGSRADVADPFAQGFPDFEDYLDVIFGGGTGRSSAEVEDEPDSPFRGDDASLETRGHEPPVSAPPPPPPVRAVEDLESVVHLTPDQALQGTVVELTLDDGTVIELNTPPFAGDGWRLRLEGVAPGGRDHFLQLRVVTDDGLRIDGLRVLYKLMLFPPDAAIGCAVDVPTLDGPVTLQVPPGSSSGRLLRLRGRGLQLDDERGDQLVEIVVVIPSDLGDAERALYRRLQELASESEQGG is encoded by the coding sequence ATGACATCTACCGCTGAGCCTGATTACTGGTCTCTGCTGGGAGTCGATTCCGACTGCACTGATCAGCAACTGAAACGGGCCTTTCGGCGGGAGGCCCGTCGCTGGCATCCCGATCTCAACAGCAACGATCCCGTTGCTGAAGAGCGCTTCAAGTTGGTCAATGAGGCCTATGCGGTGCTCAGCGATCCCCGCCGGCGTGAGGCCTGGCAGCGGGGGGGTGGATCCAGAGCGGATGTTGCCGATCCCTTTGCCCAGGGCTTCCCTGATTTTGAGGATTACCTCGATGTGATCTTTGGCGGCGGAACAGGTCGTTCTTCGGCTGAGGTTGAGGACGAGCCTGATTCACCCTTCCGGGGTGATGACGCCAGCCTTGAAACCAGAGGCCATGAACCTCCGGTGTCGGCGCCGCCGCCACCGCCGCCGGTGCGTGCCGTGGAAGATCTCGAGTCGGTGGTTCATCTCACCCCGGATCAGGCTCTCCAGGGAACTGTGGTGGAACTGACGCTCGATGACGGCACCGTGATCGAGCTGAACACGCCTCCCTTTGCGGGAGATGGATGGCGTCTGCGGCTTGAAGGCGTTGCCCCTGGTGGTCGTGATCATTTCCTGCAGCTCCGGGTCGTGACCGACGACGGGCTGCGGATCGACGGTTTACGGGTGCTCTACAAGCTGATGCTGTTTCCGCCGGATGCGGCCATCGGCTGCGCTGTGGATGTGCCGACCCTGGATGGCCCTGTGACGCTGCAGGTTCCTCCAGGCTCATCCAGTGGACGTTTGCTGCGGCTGCGGGGGCGTGGGCTGCAGCTGGATGATGAGCGGGGTGACCAGTTGGTGGAGATCGTTGTGGTGATTCCGTCGGATCTGGGTGATGCGGAACGAGCGCTTTACAGGCGTCTTCAGGAACTGGCGAGCGAATCCGAGCAGGGTGGTTGA
- the mtnP gene encoding S-methyl-5'-thioadenosine phosphorylase — protein MPDLSQARVGVIGGSGLYSIPGLRQVEERTVETPFGTPSDQLRLGQLEGVETVFLARHGRHHHLLPSEIPYRANIWAMRSLGVRWLISLSAVGSLQGHLQPRDMVVPDQFIDRTRDRPSSFFGNGCVAHVSLADPFCPNLSALLADAAEQGMPEGRRLHRGGTYLCMEGPAFSTRAESKLYRSWDCSVIGMTNHTEARLAREAELAYASLSMVTDFDCWHEDHDAVSVEMVIGNLQANASATEPILSGLMQRLKQDPPSSPAHTALADALITPKDQVPAQTRSNLDLFTAPYWGRFDQASAS, from the coding sequence ATGCCCGACCTCTCCCAAGCCCGCGTCGGTGTAATCGGCGGCAGCGGTCTCTATTCGATCCCCGGCTTGCGCCAGGTGGAGGAACGCACGGTCGAAACACCCTTCGGGACACCATCCGATCAACTGCGCCTGGGACAGCTCGAGGGCGTCGAAACCGTCTTCCTGGCCCGCCACGGCCGCCATCACCATCTGCTTCCAAGTGAAATTCCCTACCGGGCCAACATCTGGGCGATGCGTTCACTGGGGGTGCGCTGGCTGATCTCGCTCTCGGCGGTGGGGTCGTTGCAAGGGCATCTGCAGCCGCGCGACATGGTCGTGCCCGATCAGTTCATCGACCGCACCCGTGATCGGCCCAGCAGTTTCTTCGGCAACGGCTGCGTAGCCCACGTCAGCCTTGCGGACCCCTTCTGCCCCAATTTGAGTGCTTTGTTGGCCGATGCCGCCGAGCAGGGAATGCCGGAGGGTCGACGGCTGCACCGCGGTGGCACCTATCTCTGCATGGAGGGCCCAGCCTTTTCCACCCGGGCCGAAAGCAAGCTGTACCGCTCCTGGGACTGTTCGGTGATCGGGATGACCAATCACACCGAAGCTCGTCTGGCCCGGGAAGCCGAACTGGCCTATGCCTCCCTGAGCATGGTCACCGACTTCGACTGCTGGCATGAGGATCACGACGCCGTCTCGGTGGAGATGGTGATCGGCAACCTTCAGGCCAATGCCTCAGCCACCGAACCGATCCTGAGTGGATTGATGCAGCGGCTCAAGCAGGACCCTCCCTCCTCGCCGGCCCACACAGCCCTCGCAGATGCCCTGATCACCCCCAAAGATCAAGTCCCGGCGCAGACCCGGTCCAACCTCGATCTGTTCACCGCCCCCTACTGGGGACGGTTCGATCAGGCCTCCGCCAGCTGA
- the dnaK gene encoding molecular chaperone DnaK yields MGRIVGIDLGTTNSVVAVLEAGRPHVIANAEGGRTTPSVVGYTKDQELLVGQLARRQLVLSPRNTFSNLKRFVGRDWDELEDSSLSVPYTVRANDQGQVRVPCPVTEREYAPEELVASIIRKLVDDASTYLGEPVEAAVVTVPAYFNDAQRQATRDAGRLAGISVERILNEPTAAALAYGFDRSAVKRVLVFDLGGGTFDVSLLRIANGVFDVKATNGDTQLGGNDFDQRIVNWLADAFEQEHKVDLRRDRQALQRLTEAAEKAKQELSGVLSTPISLPFIATSSDGPLHIETRLDRATFEGLSPDLLDRLLSPVQAALRDSGWSADDIDDVVLVGGSTRMPMVQQLVRTLVPIDPCQSVNPDEVVSIGAAVQAGILTGELRDLLLNDVTPLSLGLETIGGLMKVLIPRNTPIPVRQSDVFSTSEANQSSVEIHVWQGERQMATDNKSLGRFRLSGIPPAPRGVPQVQVAFDIDANGLLQVSATDRTTGRKQSVSIQGGSNLNEEDVTALLAEAEAKADEDRRKRNQIERRNRAQTLLAQAERRLRDASLELGPYGAERQQRAVEMAMRDVQDCIANNDLQELDLCVSGLEEALFGLNRRLSAERQADGSPLQGIRNTLGSLKDELFADDWDDDPWGPPSRPDDRGRGLSRRDPAPWDDDIYR; encoded by the coding sequence ATGGGGCGGATCGTCGGAATCGATCTGGGGACCACCAATTCGGTTGTCGCTGTGCTGGAGGCAGGTCGTCCCCATGTGATCGCCAATGCCGAAGGCGGACGAACCACCCCATCCGTTGTTGGCTATACGAAGGATCAGGAACTGCTGGTGGGTCAGCTGGCCCGGCGTCAGCTGGTGCTCAGCCCCCGTAACACCTTCTCTAACCTCAAGCGGTTTGTCGGCCGGGACTGGGACGAACTCGAGGACAGCAGCCTGTCGGTTCCCTACACGGTGCGTGCCAACGACCAGGGGCAGGTTCGGGTGCCTTGCCCGGTGACCGAGCGTGAATACGCGCCCGAAGAGCTGGTGGCCAGCATCATCCGCAAATTGGTGGATGACGCGTCTACTTACCTGGGTGAACCGGTGGAGGCGGCGGTGGTGACCGTGCCCGCCTATTTCAATGATGCGCAGCGCCAGGCCACCCGCGACGCTGGACGCCTGGCGGGCATCTCGGTGGAGCGCATCCTCAACGAGCCCACCGCGGCAGCTCTGGCCTACGGCTTTGATCGCAGCGCCGTCAAACGGGTCTTGGTCTTCGACCTCGGTGGCGGCACCTTTGACGTGTCGCTGCTGCGCATCGCCAATGGCGTTTTTGACGTCAAGGCGACGAACGGCGACACGCAGCTCGGCGGCAACGATTTCGATCAGCGCATCGTCAACTGGCTGGCTGATGCCTTTGAGCAAGAGCACAAGGTTGATCTTCGGCGCGATCGTCAGGCTCTGCAGCGGTTGACGGAAGCGGCTGAGAAGGCGAAGCAGGAGCTCTCAGGTGTGCTCAGCACTCCGATTTCACTTCCCTTCATCGCCACCAGCAGCGATGGTCCGCTGCACATTGAAACCCGGTTGGATCGAGCCACCTTCGAGGGCCTCTCCCCGGATCTGCTGGATCGTCTGCTGAGTCCGGTTCAGGCGGCCCTGCGCGATTCCGGTTGGTCAGCAGACGACATTGATGACGTCGTGCTGGTGGGTGGCTCCACGCGGATGCCGATGGTTCAGCAATTGGTGCGCACCCTGGTGCCGATTGATCCCTGCCAATCGGTGAATCCGGATGAGGTGGTCTCGATCGGTGCTGCGGTACAGGCCGGGATTCTCACGGGTGAACTCAGAGATCTGTTGCTCAATGACGTCACCCCCCTGTCGCTGGGACTGGAAACGATCGGTGGATTGATGAAGGTGCTGATTCCCCGCAACACGCCGATTCCCGTGCGCCAATCCGATGTGTTCAGCACCTCGGAGGCCAATCAGTCGTCCGTGGAAATCCATGTCTGGCAAGGGGAGCGCCAGATGGCGACGGACAACAAATCCCTCGGTCGTTTCCGGCTTTCCGGGATCCCACCGGCGCCGCGGGGGGTGCCCCAGGTTCAGGTGGCCTTCGACATCGATGCCAATGGCCTGCTGCAGGTGAGTGCCACCGACCGCACCACGGGCCGCAAACAGTCGGTGTCGATCCAGGGTGGCTCGAACCTCAATGAAGAGGATGTGACCGCTCTGCTGGCTGAGGCCGAAGCTAAGGCTGATGAAGACAGGCGCAAACGCAACCAGATCGAGCGCCGTAACCGGGCTCAGACCTTGCTCGCCCAAGCGGAACGGCGGCTGCGGGATGCGTCGCTCGAGCTTGGGCCCTATGGGGCTGAACGGCAGCAACGGGCCGTTGAAATGGCCATGCGTGACGTGCAGGACTGCATCGCCAACAACGACCTTCAGGAGCTTGATCTCTGCGTGAGTGGTCTCGAAGAGGCGTTGTTCGGGCTGAACCGTCGTCTGTCGGCGGAACGTCAGGCCGATGGCAGCCCGCTTCAGGGGATCCGCAACACCCTGGGTTCCCTCAAGGATGAGCTGTTTGCCGATGACTGGGACGATGACCCCTGGGGTCCTCCCAGCCGTCCGGATGACCGTGGCCGTGGTCTGAGCCGGCGTGACCCTGCACCTTGGGACGATGACATCTACCGCTGA
- a CDS encoding peptidylprolyl isomerase encodes MTKALMDTGAGLIELELFEADAPNTVANFVKLAKDGFYDGLAFHRVIPGFMAQGGCPNSREGARGMAGTGGPGYQIDCEINQQKHQAGTLAMAHAGRNTGGSQFYICHEAQPHLDGVHTVFGHTGNMDVVLKLANGSKINKVTIQEG; translated from the coding sequence ATGACCAAGGCCTTGATGGACACTGGAGCAGGCCTGATCGAGCTCGAGCTGTTCGAAGCCGATGCCCCGAACACCGTCGCCAACTTTGTGAAGCTGGCCAAGGATGGCTTCTACGACGGTCTGGCCTTTCACCGCGTCATCCCCGGCTTCATGGCTCAGGGTGGATGCCCCAACAGCCGTGAAGGCGCCCGCGGCATGGCTGGTACCGGTGGCCCCGGCTACCAGATTGATTGCGAGATCAACCAGCAGAAGCACCAGGCCGGCACTCTGGCCATGGCCCATGCCGGTCGCAACACCGGCGGCTCCCAGTTCTACATCTGCCATGAGGCCCAGCCTCACCTCGATGGCGTGCACACCGTGTTCGGCCACACCGGCAACATGGACGTGGTGCTGAAGCTGGCCAACGGCTCCAAGATCAACAAGGTGACGATCCAGGAAGGCTGA
- a CDS encoding 2Fe-2S iron-sulfur cluster-binding protein, with the protein MRPSHRITIHWRQEGRTITHDVPEGDYILHSFEEQGDRLPFSCRNGCCTECAVRVQSGSLDQREAMGLSRELRDKGYGLLCVARAIGPLEAETQNEDEVYELQFGRHFGKGRVTARIPLEEE; encoded by the coding sequence ATGCGTCCCAGCCACAGGATCACGATTCACTGGCGCCAGGAGGGTCGCACCATCACCCACGACGTCCCTGAAGGGGACTACATCCTCCACAGCTTCGAAGAGCAGGGCGATCGACTTCCCTTCTCCTGCAGAAACGGATGCTGCACAGAGTGCGCCGTTCGTGTGCAGAGCGGCAGCCTCGATCAGCGCGAAGCGATGGGTCTGTCGCGGGAGTTGAGGGACAAGGGCTACGGCCTTCTCTGCGTGGCCCGCGCTATCGGCCCCCTGGAGGCTGAAACCCAAAATGAGGATGAGGTGTACGAGCTCCAGTTCGGACGCCACTTCGGCAAAGGGCGCGTCACCGCTCGCATCCCCCTTGAGGAGGAGTGA